The Deltaproteobacteria bacterium genomic interval ATGAAGAAATCAGCAAGATCACGGATGCGGAGGTTGAGATTTTCGCCCGGGAATTTATTGCTCACAACAGATGGCTTCTGCACTCCTATATGGACGGTGAACGACAGGTTAGGAGCAACGAAGTGGAAGGTGTCTCCCACACACCGATAACCATCGACCTTCCGAAGGGGGATGCCGAGGGCAGCACCAACTATCTGGTTCGGTTATATCGTCACTATTTTTCAGTACGGAGCGAGCGACTGAAGAAGCAGACAAAAACGGGAACAGCTAAGGCTATGCAGCAGTTAGCACATGGCACCCTTGCGGAAACAAACCGATATCTGATAGAGAACTCTGCAACTGCTGTCATGGAAAGGATCATGAAACACGATCAAGACCGCATGCGGGTAATTGATCCGTTTAAAGATGCAAGACGTTATATAGAAGAGAACGCGGTGAGTGTGGCCAAAGCCATGCACTTTGAACGTGAACAAGAGCTGTTCGAAATCGAGAAACGTTATCTTGCAGAAATCTCTGCAAGTACCATGTTGGCAAAGGAGATCTACCGCAACGAGGCACTGATCAGGGAAACTGCTCTGGGCCAGGCCCAGAGAGAGACCATGTCTTCTGTCATCGTAGCCGAGATGGAAAAACAACAACAGGAGTTTCGTGACTTACTGAAAAGCCATGAAGCCATGTTTCGGCTTCCGCAGGCATTCGAGGCGACACACCTTCTAGAGTCATATCAAGTCGGAGCTGTTTCCGAGTTCGCTCAGAGACATGCCAACGACATCTTTCTTGACCGGCAACGCTCCCTTGAAGCAATCACGACCCCTTGGCTTCATAGAGAAGATGCAGCAAGGTCCGTTACGGCTATCCTTGAGTTGCAGTGCATGGGTAATGCACTCAGGACGATGAAGGGATTCGATCCGGAATTTACGACGTCTCTTCGGCTCGATCTTGGTGACTGGCGAGACAAGATTACTTTCCCGAAGTCGGTCTTCATCGACCCTGTCGCTCGGACTGATTTCTATGTCAATCGTGGGTTCAACACGGCGCTTACTGATTTCCCAGACGCAGCCTTTCACCAAGGCCTTGGAATTGCGGGTCTTGATGGTGTGTCTCTAGATTTGGAGCTGCACGGGTCTGCTGCCTTGCCCTCGACTGATCCAAAAGAAGAAACTGACCTGCAACGAACGAATAGGTGCCATGACCGTTTGCAGAGATTTGAGAGGCGGTTGCGTCAGTTTATTGATGAAAAAATGACTTCCCGTTACGGTCCTAATTGGCCGAAAAAACGTTTAGCATCCGAGCTTTATGAAAAGTGGGAGTTCAAGAAAGAACGGGCCGAACGCAACGGGGGAATGTTGACATTCATAGAAGTTGCTGATTTCACTGACTATGAAACGATCATCTGCCGGAAAGACCACTGGCGAGAAATCTTTGAGACTATGTTCAAGAAAAAGGAAAGCGTTCGTGAATCACTACAACGGCTTCAGCCAATTCGTTTGGCGGTCACGCATGCCCGGATTGTGACCAAGGAAGATGAGTTATACCTTGTTGCAGAAATCAGGCGGTTGCTCAGTGCAATCAAGTGACCGTTATTTAAGAGGCGGAACACTTTGGGTTGCAATCCGATACTTGGCAGAGAAACGCATCCTCGTCAAAAACATACTTGCTGGGATAATCAGTGGGAGGGACAGCCACTAATTGATACGCATGATAATCGGTGGCTGTCCCCTATTTCTTTCTCCAGCGCCGGATCGACGCTACGGACAGCCAGATCGACCGGCTGGTTTATGAACTGTATGGATTGACGGATGCAGAGATCAAGATTATCGAATCATAGGATCGTATCATCAGGAAAGGGTATCTCGGAATGAAACCGCTGGACTTTATAAAATCTTGTATTAGCAATGGCAGAATATACTGGACGTACCATGTCAACATGAGACTTCGTAAACGGCATATTCCAAGGCAGTCGATAATTTCATCCGTGGACACTTATGAGGTAATTGAGGAGTATAAGGATGACAAATATCTGCCGAGTTACTTGATTTATGCAACTTACGCCAATGAGGTTTTTCATTTACATGTTACAATGGATATCAATAATGATGTAGTAATAATTATAACAGCTTATAAGCCATCAAGTGACAAATGGAAATCCAATGGCAAGACCAGGAGGATGCTATGAACTGCCACACATGCGGAAACGATTTGGTGAAGGTCATTACAGATCTTCCGTTTAAAACTGATATTCACGCCATTATCATCATTAAAAATCTGCCCGTGCTGCAGTGCGGCAATTGCAGCGAATATCTCATTGAAGATCAGATCATGCAAAAGGTTGACGACATAATCAGCAGGATGGACCGTGGTGCAGAGGTGGAAATCCTTAATTTTGCGGCATAAAATGATGGTAATTGGGGTCAGGTTCACATTTCTACTGCTCTACCGATGATTGGCGCATATACGTTCCCGGACATTCGCGGCAATCATGTGGTCATCAAGAAGGATAAGGGAAAACCCAATGGCCGCGATCACCTCAACGGCATTGAAGGATTCTGGTCTTATGCCAAGTACTGGCTTTACCATTTTGATGGTGTATTACCTTAAATTTAGCTGATCTTATGGAGGTAAAAAGAAAGATGCCCAGCATAACCCTCAAAGAATGTCCCAAAGTCTATATCTTGGAGACCCACCGCTCCAAGACACCGGCCGACACCTTGCAGTTTATAGAAAGAATCAAGGAAACGGCCGGGATGCTGTCATTTAGAAACGCCACGGAAGTGGATAGGATCGGGATCCCGGTTTTTACTTGTGATCGCATCAGGCCCGACGGTTCGGCGACAAGCCACACGGGCAAAGGCGTTTCCCCGATCCAGGCGCAGGTCTCCATTACCATGGAAGCGATCGAGCGCTACTGTTCCGAATTCCGGAAAGAGTATCTGGATAAACTTGTCAAAGGGAGTTATCGCGATCTCATATCGAAATTCAACGTCCTTGATCCGCGGGATCTTATTCTGTCACAGTTCAGCGATTATGATCATAACAAGGAAATCTACTGGGCGTGGGGGTGTGACCTTGCCGGAGAAGAGGATATTCTGGTCCCGGCATGCGCGGTCTATCATCCCTATCACGAAGACGGCGTCTTATTGACGAAAACCCATACCAACGGTATTGCCGCCGGGAATACCATGGAGGAGGCTGTGATTCACGGTCTTGCAGAGGTCATAGAACGAGATGCCTGGAGTATTACTCAGTACACGCAGCATTTCCACGATGCCATCTTTATCGAAGACGACCAGGAGAACGAATTCATCATCGGCATTTTCAAAAAGTTTGAAAAAGCGGGTATCGAAATGGTGGCCAAAGATATCACCACGGATGTGGGGATGCCTGTTGTCGCTGCTTTTTCCCGCGATTTGCTACACCGGACCATGGCGCCCATAGACGGCTTCGGAGCCCATCTGGATCCCAAGGTTGCAACGGTTCGCGCTCTTCTCGAGATTGCGACGACCCGGGCCCTCTTTATCCAGAAATATGGCATTGAAGGGATGTGTGAAACGGTGCCTCTTTATCTGAGACATGGCGAAGAGGAAGACCCCCGTTTCTATGCCTATCATCAAAAGGGTATTAAGGAACTCGAGGTGGGCTACAGCACCGACATTTACGAGGACATTCAAAACATGATCTCCAAACTCCGGGCGAGGGGGTTGAATCGCGTGATCGCCGTCAATCTCACACGGTCCGATGTGGATATTCCCACCGTCCGGATGATCGTTCCCGGAATGGAGACCTATTGTTTTGACAAAACAAGGGTTGGAGAAAGGGCCATGAAAGCTCTTGCGGATGAAAAGTGATTTAGCAGCGGATTCTTTGTTAAGGGGTCATCCATGGACGAGAGATTATATAGCGACTTTTCCGTCAAAGAGATCATCTGTGATGATGACGCCATCAGGTTGTGCGATACGGAAAAAAGCGTGATCGGCGAAA includes:
- a CDS encoding Swt1 family HEPN domain-containing protein → MRIDISSPSRMHDFDLETKALGQVHCGSLNDKMSSNLTKTLMMSDVVGLNFARKVLSLVGKKTMTGDGQEDAQVRKEEGFTDEEISKITDAEVEIFAREFIAHNRWLLHSYMDGERQVRSNEVEGVSHTPITIDLPKGDAEGSTNYLVRLYRHYFSVRSERLKKQTKTGTAKAMQQLAHGTLAETNRYLIENSATAVMERIMKHDQDRMRVIDPFKDARRYIEENAVSVAKAMHFEREQELFEIEKRYLAEISASTMLAKEIYRNEALIRETALGQAQRETMSSVIVAEMEKQQQEFRDLLKSHEAMFRLPQAFEATHLLESYQVGAVSEFAQRHANDIFLDRQRSLEAITTPWLHREDAARSVTAILELQCMGNALRTMKGFDPEFTTSLRLDLGDWRDKITFPKSVFIDPVARTDFYVNRGFNTALTDFPDAAFHQGLGIAGLDGVSLDLELHGSAALPSTDPKEETDLQRTNRCHDRLQRFERRLRQFIDEKMTSRYGPNWPKKRLASELYEKWEFKKERAERNGGMLTFIEVADFTDYETIICRKDHWREIFETMFKKKESVRESLQRLQPIRLAVTHARIVTKEDELYLVAEIRRLLSAIK
- a CDS encoding DUF4258 domain-containing protein, whose translation is MKPLDFIKSCISNGRIYWTYHVNMRLRKRHIPRQSIISSVDTYEVIEEYKDDKYLPSYLIYATYANEVFHLHVTMDINNDVVIIITAYKPSSDKWKSNGKTRRML
- a CDS encoding YgiT-type zinc finger protein, producing MNCHTCGNDLVKVITDLPFKTDIHAIIIIKNLPVLQCGNCSEYLIEDQIMQKVDDIISRMDRGAEVEILNFAA
- a CDS encoding YcaO-like family protein is translated as MPSITLKECPKVYILETHRSKTPADTLQFIERIKETAGMLSFRNATEVDRIGIPVFTCDRIRPDGSATSHTGKGVSPIQAQVSITMEAIERYCSEFRKEYLDKLVKGSYRDLISKFNVLDPRDLILSQFSDYDHNKEIYWAWGCDLAGEEDILVPACAVYHPYHEDGVLLTKTHTNGIAAGNTMEEAVIHGLAEVIERDAWSITQYTQHFHDAIFIEDDQENEFIIGIFKKFEKAGIEMVAKDITTDVGMPVVAAFSRDLLHRTMAPIDGFGAHLDPKVATVRALLEIATTRALFIQKYGIEGMCETVPLYLRHGEEEDPRFYAYHQKGIKELEVGYSTDIYEDIQNMISKLRARGLNRVIAVNLTRSDVDIPTVRMIVPGMETYCFDKTRVGERAMKALADEK